A genomic stretch from Bacillaceae bacterium S4-13-56 includes:
- a CDS encoding ATP-binding protein, whose translation MSTNQNKISLLRYWTTRYLVTLCIGLLIIAFISILWIRHTNLENRLNLTQFLAEEAADRVVDSNGTILQGRFFSVYLEERQKLLNMDSKPFTFIVNQYGTILYSDPNQNQYQRFSLSLLQDPESIQEVTLGEGEIYVVKAPIEFEGQVLGWVVVLQAKGELTKTNQEYNLLAILLISLALLGWLVIYFLSQRIARPIHLVADAANQIKTGNYNVELPTNAKEKEVAELIASFKDMSEKLDQLEALRAELLAGITHELKTPVTSISSLTQAIKDEVVTGEEAKEFLDISLKETNRLQKMIQDLLDFNSFSAGSISIKKEEIHFQEFIRDVTHQWSVIRDYPESKLYVKLPSTSLWMKTDPLRVEQVLLNLLNNAQDSLQGDGFISLEVNVHSDKVIISVADTGIGVPLNEQELIFERFYRGEQKKHKVRGLGLGLPFSKMIAKVLGGDLYLKESSSRGTVMCLELPLLK comes from the coding sequence GTGTCTACTAATCAAAATAAAATTTCATTACTGCGGTATTGGACGACTCGCTATCTAGTGACATTATGTATAGGTTTATTAATCATTGCTTTTATCTCTATTCTTTGGATTCGTCACACCAACCTGGAAAACCGATTAAATTTAACCCAATTTTTAGCAGAGGAAGCTGCCGATCGTGTAGTCGATAGTAATGGCACCATTCTTCAAGGTAGATTTTTTTCCGTTTATCTAGAGGAACGCCAGAAGCTTTTAAATATGGATAGTAAACCTTTCACCTTTATAGTCAATCAATATGGGACTATTTTATATAGTGACCCTAACCAAAATCAGTATCAACGATTCTCGCTTTCCTTACTTCAAGATCCGGAAAGTATTCAAGAAGTGACACTTGGGGAAGGAGAAATATACGTTGTAAAAGCACCTATTGAATTTGAAGGGCAAGTCCTGGGATGGGTTGTCGTTCTTCAGGCTAAAGGAGAATTAACCAAAACCAATCAGGAGTATAATTTGCTTGCTATTCTGCTAATTAGTCTTGCCTTGTTAGGATGGTTGGTTATTTACTTTCTTTCCCAAAGAATAGCTCGCCCCATTCATTTGGTAGCAGATGCAGCCAATCAAATTAAAACAGGCAATTATAATGTGGAGTTACCAACAAATGCTAAAGAAAAAGAGGTAGCGGAATTAATTGCTTCCTTTAAGGATATGTCGGAGAAATTGGATCAGTTGGAGGCATTAAGGGCCGAGCTTTTGGCTGGTATTACTCACGAATTAAAAACACCCGTAACCTCAATCAGTAGTCTTACACAAGCCATAAAAGACGAAGTCGTGACGGGAGAGGAAGCCAAAGAATTTTTGGATATTTCTTTGAAGGAAACGAACCGTTTACAAAAAATGATTCAAGACTTACTCGATTTTAATTCCTTCTCGGCCGGGTCCATTTCCATAAAGAAGGAAGAAATTCATTTTCAGGAATTTATACGAGACGTGACCCACCAATGGAGTGTCATTCGGGATTACCCGGAATCCAAACTTTATGTTAAATTGCCATCGACCTCCCTTTGGATGAAAACCGATCCACTTAGAGTGGAACAGGTTCTGCTAAATCTTTTGAATAATGCGCAAGATTCTCTTCAAGGGGATGGCTTCATAAGTTTAGAAGTGAATGTTCATAGTGATAAGGTGATAATTTCTGTTGCTGATACAGGTATTGGTGTCCCTCTTAATGAGCAAGAGCTAATCTTTGAGAGGTTTTACCGCGGTGAGCAAAAAAAACACAAAGTGAGAGGACTTGGATTAGGATTACCTTTTAGCAAGATGATTGCCAAGGTTCTTGGTGGAGACCTTTATTTAAAAGAGAGTTCTAGCAGAGGGACCGTCATGTGTTTGGAGTTGCCTTTGTTAAAATGA